One Cucurbita pepo subsp. pepo cultivar mu-cu-16 chromosome LG11, ASM280686v2, whole genome shotgun sequence DNA window includes the following coding sequences:
- the LOC111804779 gene encoding protein RALF-like 33 produces MAGFNSPTFLLIYATVFVVFSFSSTAVLGSLGIQHSVAWIPNQATCKGSIAECFGGEEFEFDSEISRRILATSQYISYGALRRNTVPCSRRGASYYNCQPGAQANPYTRGCSAITRCRS; encoded by the coding sequence ATGGCAGGATTCAATTCTCCGACCTTCCTCCTGATCTACGCCACCGTGTTCGTGGTCTTCAGCTTCTCCTCAACCGCCGTCCTCGGAAGCCTCGGGATCCAGCACAGCGTTGCATGGATTCCTAACCAGGCGACCTGCAAGGGCTCCATAGCGGAGTGTTTCGGCGGAGAGGAGTTCGAATTTGATTCCGAAATCAGCCGTCGTATCTTGGCCACCAGCCAGTACATCAGCTACGGCGCTCTGCGGAGGAACACGGTACCTTGCTCGAGACGCGGTGCATCCTACTACAATTGCCAGCCTGGAGCTCAGGCCAATCCCTATACTCGTGGATGCAGCGCCATTACGAGGTGCAGGAGTTGA
- the LOC111804750 gene encoding serine/threonine-protein phosphatase PP1, translating into MMTMEGMEKGVLDDIIRRLLEGRGGKQVQLSEAEIRHLCVNARQIFLSQPNLLRLNAPIRICGDIHGQYKDLLRLFEYGGYPPSANYLFLGDYVDRGKQSLETICLLLAYKIRHPNKVFLLRGNHEDAKINRVYGFYDECKRRFNVRLWKIFTDCFNCLPVAGLIDGKILCMHGGLSPDLKSLDQITQLPRPTEIPDNGLLCDLLWSDPDPSIQGWADSDRGVSCTFGSDRVVEFLDKNDLDLICRGHQVVEDGYEFFAKRRLVTIFSAPNYGGEFDNAGALLSVDESLVCSFEILKPEQRTEGSSSGIILKKPPKIGRT; encoded by the exons atgatGACAATGGAAGGAATGGAAAAGGGGGTTTTGGATGACATAATTAGAAGGCTGTTGGAAGGTAGAGGCGGCAAACAGGTTCAGCTTTCAGAGGCTGAAATCCGCCATCTCTGTGTCAACGCCAGGCAAATTTTCCTCTCTCAACCAAATCTCCTCCGCCTTAATGCTCCTATTCGTATCTGTG GTGATATACATGGTCAATACAAAGATCTTCTTAGACTATTTGAATATGGTGGGTACCCTCCTTCTGcaaattatctttttcttgGCGATTATGTCGATCGAGGCAAGCAAAGTTTGGAAACGATATGTTTACTTTTGGCGTATAAAATAAGACACCCAAATAAAGTATTTCTCTTGAGAGGGAACCACGAAGATGCAAAGATCAATCGAGTCTATGGTTTCTACGATGAATGTAAAAGGAGGTTTAACGTTCGGCTTTGGAAAATATTTACTGATTGTTTCAACTGCTTGCCTGTGGCTGGACTTATTGATGGTAAGATCCTCTGTATGCATGGAGGACTATCTCCAGATTTGAAAAGTTTGGATCAGATTACGCAACTTCCAAGGCCTACCGAGATCCCCGACAATGGTCTTCTCTGTGATCTGCTTTGGTCTGATCCCGATCCTAGTATTCAGGGATGGGCAGATAGTGATCGAGGCGTTTCTTGTACTTTTGGATCAGATCGAGTGGTTGAATTCTTAGATAAGAATGACCTCGATCTCATTTGTCGTGGTCATCAG GTGGTGGAGGATGGGTATGAATTCTTCGCCAAAAGAAGGTTGGTGACCATATTTTCTGCTCCGAACTACGGCGGAGAGTTCGACAATGCAGGTGCTCTATTGAGCGTTGATGAGTCTCTAGTTTGTTCATTTGAAATATTGAAACCCGAGCAAAGAACAGAAGGAAGCAGTTCGGGAATAATTCTTAAGAAG CCTCCCAAAATTGGGAGAACTTGA
- the LOC111804747 gene encoding ATP-dependent Clp protease proteolytic subunit-related protein 3, chloroplastic has protein sequence MATGMKLPMAVSLQKPMAMAVPSSSSRLPRGINFRTCCSMNATSKAKIPLPPINPKDPFLSKLASVASTSPETLLSRPGNSDSLPYLDIFDSPQLMAAPAQVERSVSYNEHRSRRPPPDLPSLLLHGRIVYIGMPLVPAVTELVIAQLMYLQWMDPKEPIYIYINSSGTTRDDGETVAMETEGFAIYDAMMQLKNEIHTLTVGAAIGQACLLLAAGTKGKRFMMPHSKAMIQQPRVPSSGLMPASDILIRAKEVITNRDTLVELLAKHTGNSLETVANAMKRPFYMDAIKAKEFGVIDKILWRGQEKIMAEVASPEDWDKGAGIKAVDEL, from the exons ATGGCCACCGGGATGAAGCTCCCCATGGCTGTTAGCTTGCAGAAACCCATGGCTATGGCGGTTCCATCTTCCTCATCTCGTCTCCCTAGAGGGATCAATTTCAGGACTTGTTGCAGCATGAACGCTACAAGTAAAGCGAAAATCCCTTTACCTCCGATAAACCCAAAGGATCCATTTCTTTCGAAGCTCGCTTCAGTAGCTTCAACCTCACCTGAAACGTTGCTAAGCCGCCCTGGAAATTCCGATTCTCTTCCATATTTGGATATTTTTGATTCTCCTCAGCTCATGGCTGCGCCTGCCCAA GTCGAAAGATCAGTTTCCTACAACGAGCATAGGTCGAGGAGGCCGCCGCCTGACTTGCCGTCTCTGTTACTTCATGGAAGAATTGTTTACATCGGAATGCCT TTGGTTCCAGCTGTCACGGAGCTAGTTATTGCTCAACTGATGTACTTGCAATGGATGGATCCAAAAGAaccaatatatatttatataaactcCTCAGGAACAACTCGTGATGATGGTGAAACT GTCGCGATGGAGACGGAGGGTTTTGCTATCTATGATGCTATGATGCAGTTAAAAAATGAG ATACACACATTGACTGTTGGAGCTGCCATAGGTCAAGCTTGTCTATTGCTTGCTGCAGGAACTAAAGGCAAACGTTTTATGATGCCACATTCCAAAG CCATGATACAGCAGCCTCGTGTCCCTTCATCTGGTTTGATGCCTGCTAGTGACATTCTGATTCGCGCAAAAGAG GTGATAACAAACAGGGACACACTAGTGGAACTCCTAGCAAAGCACACTGGAAAT TCACTAGAGACAGTAGCTAATGCGATGAAAAGACCATTCTACATGGACGCaataaaagcaaaagaatTTGGAGTTATCGACAAG ATTCTTTGGCGAGGTCAGGAGAAGATTATGGCTGAAGTGGCTTCCCCGGAGGATTGGGACAAAGGAGCTGGCATCAAAGCTGTTGATGAACTCTAA
- the LOC111804755 gene encoding uncharacterized protein LOC111804755 codes for MAQRTNNINIWHLFMLLNFNLLLPFSSGESNDVCISQGGRFPPFSLEGKPPKKVSKAQDLTLCRVFRKRTCCGVAQTHAALLSVRRLASTGEGNQECLQLWELLECSICDPQVGVRPGPPLICASFCNRVFKACSDAYFSVDAKMQVLAPCGVNDFVCGRASEWVSNGTELCSAAGFSVKISDEEASCYGSKARLDSIANSWKTSPSVVSSQRTGYLGFWEAFQQWVKEMSFHERVSWLIGSVVFSAGLLFASKRQSHSQRQKYAAIQRATKKIEANMSPSSLGTQGIRRGSRR; via the exons ATGGCGCAAAGGAcgaataatataaatatttggcACTTATTCATGCTGCTAAATTTCAATCTGCTGCTTCCCTTTTCATCTG GTGAATCAAATGATGTCTGCATTTCGCAAGGTGGTCGTTTCCCACCCTTCTCATTGGAAGGAAAACCTCCGAAAAAGGTTAGCAAAGCTCAAGATTTGACGCTTTGTCGAGTCTTCCGAAAGAGGACTTGCTGTGGTGTAGCCCAAACACACGCGGCTTTACTTTCTGTTAGGAGGCTGGCTTCGACAGGGGAAGGCAACCAAGAATGCTTGCAATTATGGGAACTTCTGGAGTGCTCAATTTGTGATCCACAAGTTGGCGTTCGACCCGGACCTCCTCTAATATGTGCCTCTTTCTGCAACAGAGTCTTCAAAGCTTGCTCTGATGCTTACTTTTCTGTTGATGCTAAAATGCAG GTTCTAGCACCATGTGGAGTGAATGACTTTGTGTGTGGCAGGGCTTCCGAATGGGTCTCGAATGGCACGGAGCTTTGCAGCGCTGCAGGTTTTTCAGTTAAAATTTCTGATGAAGAAGCCTCTTGCTATGGTAGTAAAGCCAGACTAGACTCCATTGCTAATTCGTGGAAGACTTCACCATCTGTAGTGTCATCACAAAGAACAGGTTACTTGGGTTTCTGGGAGGCTTTCCAGCAATGGGTGAAAGAAATGAGTTTTCATGAACGGGTTTCGTGGCTGATCGGGTCCGTGGTGTTTTCAGCAGGGCTTCTGTTTGCAAG CAAAAGGCAAAGTCATAGCCAGCGCCAGAAATATGCCGCTATTCAACGAGCAACgaagaaaattgaagcaaaTATGAGTCCGAGTTCTCTTGGTACTCAAGGAATCAGGAGAGGAAGTAGAAGATGA